The Bacillaceae bacterium IKA-2 DNA window TAATAATATTCGAATTGTTGAATATTGCTTTATTTTTAAGCCTACTTCAGGAGACTGAGCAAGTATAGTATTACCTTCACCGCTTACATCTAATCTAAATTCATAATAGGCCTCATTAATTTCCCGTCTCGTTCGGCCTACAAGGTCTGGAACATCTATCAATGGTTCATCTGTCCAAAGACGTGTTTTTTCAATTTGATTGGTTCTTTTTTCCACACCCATTGCTCTTAAGCTATCACCAATCACTTTTCCGACAATAGGTGCTGCAACAACTCCACCAAATTGTACCGTTTCCTTTGGGTTATCAATAGCAATATATACGACGATTTGCGGGTCATCCGCAGGTGCGAAACCAATAAAAGAGACAATATGGTTATTTTCTAAGTATCGACCATCAACGGCCTTTTGCGCCGTCCCCGTTTTCCCACCAACACGATAGCCATCTACAAACGCGCCTTTACCAGTTCCTTTAGCAACGACATGTTCAAGAGCGTCGCGAACTTTTTCACTTGTTTCAGTAGAAATCACCTGCCGCTTAAAAACTGGTTGCGTGAAATCTAACATCTCTTTAGTGAGAGGATCAATCCATTCTTTGGCGATAAAAGGCGTGTATAAGTAACCACCGTTTATTGCTGCTGAAACCGCCGCTACTTGTTGAAGTGGCGTTACTGAAACACCTTGCCCAAACGCTGTCGTCGCTTGCTCAAGAGGACCCACGCGATCGCGGCTAAATAAAATCCCTTTACCTTCCCCTTGTAAATCAATTCCCGTTTTCTGACCGAATCCAAAATCATCGATATAATCAAAAAGACGATCCTTTCCCAAGCGTTCCCCTAAAACAACAAAGCCTGGGTTGCATGAATTTTGAACTACCTCTAAAAAGGTTTGATGACCATGACCACCCTTTTTCCAGCAACGGAGACGATGACCAGACACCTCTATAAAGCCTGGATCATTGAATGTATCTTTTTCTAGATCAACCTCTCCTTCTTCTATAGCTGCAGCCAAAGTAATAATCTTAAATGTTGATCCAGGTTCATATTGCATCCATACTGGTTTATTTTGATTATAAATTTCTGGTGGAACGTTACGAAAATTTTCAGGATCATAGTCGGGTCTACTCGACATTCCTAAGATTTCCCCTGTTTTAGGATTCATAGCGATGGCAATTGCCCCATCAGGCTTATAAATTGCCTCAGCAATACCCAACTCTCGTTCAATTATCGTTTGAACATTCGTATCAATCGTTAATTTTAAATCTAATCCATCAATAGGTGGTGTGTATTCATCCGCTAAATCAGGCATTCGCTGCCCTTTTGCATCAGAAAAAAATGACACATAGCCTTTTTCACCACTAAGTTTCTCATCATAATAAAGTTCGATTCCCGTTAAGCCTTGATTATCAATACCTGCAAAACCAAGAACATGAGACAAATAACTACCGAATGGATAATGGCGCTTATTATCTTCGGCAATATAGATACCGGCGATCCCTAATGCTCGTACTTTGCTTGCTAATTGATTACTTATCTTTCGCCCCTCAGGGTTAATTCTAACACTCATTTCTTTTTTTGTTAGTAAACTATAAACTTTTGTTTTGTCCATTTGTAATACTTCAGCTAACCTTTGGGCATCTTCTGCCGGATTTTTAATTTGCCTTGGAACGATAAACACTGATGGCGCACTTACATTTGTAGCTAAAGGAACCCCGTTCCGATCCAAAATCTCGCCTCGTTTTGCTTCAAAAGGGATATTTCTACTCCAAGTATCCTCAGCACGTAAAGTTAGCTCATTGCCTAGAGCAAATTGCACATAAGCAAGGCGTAAAACAATAACAAAAAAGAATAATAAACCGAAAGTTAGCACGAAAACTAAACGTCTTCGTACAGTTACATTTGAAACACGCACAACAACGTCCCCCTTAAAGGTCCTATTAAAACGCTTGTTTCAAATCTATGCTTGTACGAACCGAATTAGACTATCAAAAGCACAGACGCCTTGACAGTTTAATCCATGTTAAAAATCTCTGCATTATCTTCAGTTTCATCTTCACTACTATGACCATTCTCTTCCCTAAAAAAATCAGGCAACGCTAATTCTATTGCAAGATAATCTCCTTTTCTAATCTCACCTGCCGGTAAAATACTTTGGGATATCACAAATCCCGATCCAACTAAATTAGCATTCAAATCTAAACTTTGAGCTAGTTTCATAACATCGCGTAACGACCAGCCCTCAATATTTGGCATCGAATAAGATGGTCCATCTGTCACGATAATTACTTTTTCACCTTGTAATAACTTCGTTTTAGAAACAGGTGTTTGCACTTTAACCTTGTTCCCTGATCCGATTACATGAACATCTAATCCTTTGTCCGTAAAAGTTGCCTTTACATCTGCAACATTTTTTCCAATTGCATCACCAAGTAGAATACCATCGCCATTATTGCTTAGACCTTGCGAGCTAGCTTTTGGCGAAATATTTAAATACTGAAGACTATGCTTCATTACTGTTGTAAAAATTTCGGCAACTGGAGTAGAACCTTGTTCATATTCTGTGATTTTTGGTTGATCAACTGCAACATAAACAATCAGCTTGGGATCAGACTTCGGAGCAACTCCTAGAAAAGAATAAATATTCTTTCCTTGGCCACTTAAATATCCTCCCCCATTTGGATCTGCTATTTCAGCAGTACCCGTTTTTCCGGCAATCTCAAATCCCTCAATATAATATGGTTTTCCTGTTCCACCAGGAGCAATTACAACTGATTCCATTAATTCAAGGACCTGTTTAGCAGTGCTACTTGAAATCGGTTGCCCAACCATATCCGGTTCTGTTTTTTCGACAACTTCACCTGTATTAGAATCAACAATTCTATCAATAATGTACGGCCTCATCATCATACCACCGTTCGCAATCGCTGTTGCGGCTTGAACTTGCTGAATAGGGGTAATTGCCGAACCCTGTCCAAAAGCTGTTGTTGCAGCATCAACCCGATATGAATCTGCAATTAAACTATTCGCTTCATTTGGAAGATCAATTCCTGTTGGTTGGCGGAATCCAAACTGATCAAGGTAATAATACAATCGCTCTGGCCCTAACTTTTCTAAAGCAAGAATTGATAATGCGACGTTAGAAGAGCGCTGGAAACCTTCGTCAAAGGAGATTTCTCCCCAACCTAATCGGTTATGATCTCGAATCCTTCTCCCACCAATTTGATAGCTACCTGACTGATATACTTCTGCACCGTTATAAACTTTATCTTCAATAGCTGCTGCTAATGAAAATATCTTCATCGTTGATCCGGGTTCAAACCTTGAAGATATCGTAAAGTTTGTATAATTTGTTATCTCTTCATAAAAATTGGGGTTAAAGCTTGGTCGATTGCTCATAGCGAGGATTTGTCCCGTTTTCGGATCGGCGACGATTGCCATCATCCGTTCTGGAGCATAACGTTCCTCTACTTGAGTCATCACTTGTTCTAAAGACATTTGTATATTTGAGTCAATGGTGAGGTAAACTTCCTGTCCATTTTTAGGTGAAGTAACGATTTCCTCAATTGCAGGTAATTTAATGCCTTTCCGATCACTTAAATATTCAATCCTGCCATCTTCTTGCACTAAATATTCATTTAAACTACTTTCCAATCCCATTCTTACTTTTGACATATCTCTTTCTGTATAACCAATGACATGAGAAGCAAACGTTTGTTTCGGATAATAGCGTCTTGGTTCTTTTCGAAATATAATTCCAGTTAATCCAAGTGCCTCTATTTCTCTTTTTTTCTCTAAACTTAAATTTTTCGTTCCAGTTCCAAGTTCTACTTGGAATCTTCCTTCAAGTGAGAGTCTTCCCTCTAATTCTTCCACTGTTCTCTCAACAATTGGAGCTAATTTCTCAGCCGTGCTCTTCGGATCGTCAACCCTCTTTTTACTATTCTCATCTAGGATTGCGATCATCGTATATGATGGTATTTCTTCGGCAAGAGTCGAGCCAGCTCGATCAAAAATTGTGCCACGCTTTCCTTCAATTATTTGCGTTTTTGTCCAACGCTCTTCAGCAAGTTCTATTAGACCTTGACCATTAACTGTTTTTTTCACTTGTATGTAACCTATTCTACTAAATAAAAATGAGAATAATAGAAAAAACAAGCCTAATAATAAAACTGCCCTCAGATTTATCTTACTTAATTTAATTGCTGCCAAAATTCATCACCTTCCAAGAATCGAGCATATAAGATGTTGTTCAAAAAGTTAGGTAATCAAGCGGTAATCAAGCAAGTGAATCTCCTTTTTGAACAAGTATTATAAGCGAAAAACTAGTTCATAAGTTCGAACTAGTTTTTTACAACCGTAACATTTTTATCATTTAAAGTCATACCAAGCTGTTCTTTTGCAATTTGTAAAATTCGATCTGGCGCCGAAAGCTCAGTTACTTGTAACTGTAAAGCTTCATTGTTTATCATTTGGGTATTAATTGACGTTTGTAGAGTATGAAGATCGTTATTTACAATATAAATCGAAGCATAGTTTGAGATAATTAAATATGTAGCTAATACTAGGCCAATGATTGTTGCAAAATATAAACATCTTTCTCCAGACGTAATCTGTCGTTTCTTAGAAATTTCTTGATTTACTTGCCTTTGATGGCCTGGTGTTTCAACCACTCGTTTTGTTTCTAGCTGCCGGGCAAGACTACTCATTAATTAAGCCTCCTTTTGTTTTTCAGCAATCCGCAGTTTTGCAGACCTGGATCGTTTATTTGAATCGACTTCATCACTAGTTGGGATAATCGGCTTTCTCGTAATTAGCTTTAACATCGGTTCGTAGCCTTCAGGTATAACAGGTAAATTCCGCGGTAACTCAGGTCCTCTACTTCCTGCTTTGAAAATCGATTTACAAATGCGGTCTTCTAGGGAATGGAATGTTATAACCGCAACACGTCCACCTACCTTTGTTATCTCAAGTGCTCCATTAACAGCGTCTTCAAAAGCTTGAAGTTCATCATTAACAGCAATTCTTATCGCTTGAAATGTCCGTTTAGCTGGATGGCCACCTGTTCTTCTAGCCGGGGCTGGAATGGCATCCTTAATAATTTCAACTAACTCCCAAGTTGTTTCTATTCGCTTTTTCAAACGAAACGCCTCAATTTTTCTGGCGATATGTTTCGCAAATTTTTCTTCACCATACCTTGAAATAATCTTCATTAAATCATGAAATGACCATTCATTGACGATTATTTCTGCGGTTAAAGGTGAAGATTGATCCATACGCATATCTAGTGGAGCATCTAGATTGTAGCTAAAGCCGCGCTCCTTTTCGTCCAGTTGTGGTGACGAAACACCTAAGTCAAACAAAACACCGTCTACCGAAGTAATCCCACGACTATTTAATTCTGGTACTAAATACCGAAAATTACTTTTTATAATTGTAAACTCGCCCTGATAGTCTTTTAACAGGTCTCTGGCATGAATAATGGCCTTTTCATCTTGGTCAAATGCAAACAAATGTCCTTTACTAGAAAGCTGTGACAATATTAATTTCGAATGTCCTGCTCCTCCAAGGGTACAATCTACATAGATACCATCTTTTTTTATATTTAATCCTGCAACGGCTTCTTCTTTCAATACAGTGATGTGATCGAACATAGTAAACACCTTCTTAAATTTTAGTGCATATTTAAATCTTTTTGATCCACTTATATGCTTGTTCAAAAAGGAGGATAATTAGAGCCAGCAAAGAGATTCACAAGCTTGTATTACCAAGATTTTTGAACATTTTCTTACATGTACTTTCCTTAGGTTGCAACAAAAAAGAACTGTCTATCCTTTTTAAATGGAAATTCTTAAATCTTTATAGATCGAAATCTATAATTCCTTCAGCAATCTCACTAAATGACTCTTCTGACTTGGCGAAATATTCTTCCCACGTTGATTTACTCCACACTTCTACGCGGTTTGAAACACCAATTACAATGCATTCTTTTTCTAGCTTAGCAAATTGACGTAACGGGGATGAAATATTCACCCTCCCTTGTTTATCAAGCTCACATTCTGTTGCTCCTGAAAAGAAAAAGCGGGTAAAGGCTCTTGCATCTTTTTTCGTAAAAGGAAGTACTTTGAGCTTCTCTTCTAGTTGTTTCCATTCGGTTTCAGGGTAAACGAACAAACACTGATCTAAACCTCGGGTTATCACAAAGTTGGATCCTAAATCTTCACGAAATTTAGCAGGAATAATCATTCTACCTTTTTCATCAATTGTATGATGATATTCCCCCATAAACATATGAAGATCCCCTCTCCCACTTTCTACCTCTAAAATACCATATCCCCCCACTTTCCTCCACATATTTTTTTATAAAGTTTTTGCTAATAAAAAAAAATCCTGCTTTCAGCACAGGATTTTTGTTCGTTTTTTTTATTTTATGCTTTATTTCCTAGCTATCGACAGTTCAAATAGACTAGCTTATGGTTATCGTTAAATTGTAGTGGGAGTTCGTTTAACCGCTGTACAAAGTCTAAGCCATATTCATTTAAGTAATAAACTACATTTAAACTCCGTTCCTGTAATCCATCTCTCGGTTTTAAATTAGCCTCAATGAGGTCAAACTTAATCGATTCATGTTGATTTTTTTGTCGAACGCTCTTTTGAATTCTTTCAGCTAAAAAATTAATTTCTTTTTTTATCATCAACTCATTTTTATTCGCCAAAGCCTCCAAACCTTTATCATACGTTTTCACAAGTTCTTTTAAGGGCTTATGAAGCTTTTCTACTTGTTCGAGAGTTCGCTGAACCGTGTCATCGATTTGCTGTTTATGTTTCGACATTGTTAACTTTGTCCTTGCTGCTGTTGTTCCTACTGCTAAAACATCTTCTACTGGCAATTGAAACTCCTCAAGATATTTCTGAATTTGCGATTCAATTAACGTTATCGAAAATCGTGGAACAATCGGTGGGACTTTAAATGAAAACAAATGAAAAACTTCCTTTAAAGTTGCCCAATAAGCAATTTCACCAGGCCCACCTACAAAAGCTAAAACAGGTAATAGATACTCCTGCATTAAGGGTCTTGTAACAACATTGTTGCTAAGATTTTCAGGTTCTTTAGCAACTATCTGTAATAATTCATCTTTAGTAAAAGAAAATAATGAGTGCTTATCTGAAAATAAATGATCACGAGACCTTTCCAACAACAACCTTTTCCCTTGAAAATGGAAAAATAAATGAGCGTTATTTTCACCTCGCTCAATCGGTTCTCCATATCCGTTTTCGGATAATTGGTTAGCGGTTTCCAAAAATTTATCGTTCAAGCTATCATTTTTATTAATTAGCTCTTTAAAAAATGGTCTTTCTAGCTCTCTAAGCTGTTTATCGTGAGAGTCTAATAAAACGATACCACTCTTTTTAAAGAGTTGATGAATGAGGAAACTAAAAAAATCACTGTAATAAATACTTTTTTCTAATGCATCATTGATGTTTTTAATAAGGTCTTTTGTAAAATTGGTCTCCCTACAGTCACGGAGTAATTCCCTTATAAACCTCGTTACTTCACCTTTATCAATCTCTAAGTTAGAAATAGCTGCTTTCCCATCGTTTTGCTGATTTATTTTTCGTTTCTCAAGCTTGCCTGAATCAACACTATAAAGATGATTAATTTCATCAAAATCGTGGTCTTCACCAGCCATCCAAAAAATCGGCACGACAGGAACATTTAATTTTCTTTCCTGTTCCTTTGCTAACTTTAAGACCGTAATAATCTTATGTATCGTATAAAGAGGACCTGTTAAAATACCCGCTTGTTGACCAGCTACAACACAAACAGAGCTTGGGTCTACTAATTTAGCTATATTCGTGATCGTTTCTGTTGAGCAGCCAAAGCGCTGGTTATATTGGACTAACTGTTCAGCAATAGTCACTCTTTGAAAATCACGATTTTTTAATTCGTTATACCTTTGAATGTAATCGTAATCACTACGATAAGAATAATCATAAAACTTTTGCAAAGGTTCGTAACCTAACCGATAATCCTTCATAAATTTTGATTGTTCAGACAGATTATATTCTCTTAATTTCAATCGATTCCTACCTCCTATATAAAAAAACGAAAGCGCCTTAGTCAGCCGCGACAAGCACTTCAGCCTATGACATGTATACCCACCACGAGGCTACATGTCATAGGCTGAAGTGACCTCGAGCGGTTAGCACTGAAGTTAGACAGACGCGAAAATTTTATACTTTTTTAGCTTTTAAAAAAGCTAAAGCGCTTTGATAGCTTTAAAAAAGTTAAACATGAAATAATTTCGAGTATAGCAGAGTGGCATTATTTTCGCCAATTTTAAGTTTAGCTCATTTGTGAAATACGC harbors:
- a CDS encoding stage V sporulation protein D, yielding MRVSNVTVRRRLVFVLTFGLLFFFVIVLRLAYVQFALGNELTLRAEDTWSRNIPFEAKRGEILDRNGVPLATNVSAPSVFIVPRQIKNPAEDAQRLAEVLQMDKTKVYSLLTKKEMSVRINPEGRKISNQLASKVRALGIAGIYIAEDNKRHYPFGSYLSHVLGFAGIDNQGLTGIELYYDEKLSGEKGYVSFFSDAKGQRMPDLADEYTPPIDGLDLKLTIDTNVQTIIERELGIAEAIYKPDGAIAIAMNPKTGEILGMSSRPDYDPENFRNVPPEIYNQNKPVWMQYEPGSTFKIITLAAAIEEGEVDLEKDTFNDPGFIEVSGHRLRCWKKGGHGHQTFLEVVQNSCNPGFVVLGERLGKDRLFDYIDDFGFGQKTGIDLQGEGKGILFSRDRVGPLEQATTAFGQGVSVTPLQQVAAVSAAINGGYLYTPFIAKEWIDPLTKEMLDFTQPVFKRQVISTETSEKVRDALEHVVAKGTGKGAFVDGYRVGGKTGTAQKAVDGRYLENNHIVSFIGFAPADDPQIVVYIAIDNPKETVQFGGVVAAPIVGKVIGDSLRAMGVEKRTNQIEKTRLWTDEPLIDVPDLVGRTRREINEAYYEFRLDVSGEGNTILAQSPEVGLKIKQYSTIRILLGDKTEPED
- a CDS encoding penicillin-binding protein; translation: MAAIKLSKINLRAVLLLGLFFLLFSFLFSRIGYIQVKKTVNGQGLIELAEERWTKTQIIEGKRGTIFDRAGSTLAEEIPSYTMIAILDENSKKRVDDPKSTAEKLAPIVERTVEELEGRLSLEGRFQVELGTGTKNLSLEKKREIEALGLTGIIFRKEPRRYYPKQTFASHVIGYTERDMSKVRMGLESSLNEYLVQEDGRIEYLSDRKGIKLPAIEEIVTSPKNGQEVYLTIDSNIQMSLEQVMTQVEERYAPERMMAIVADPKTGQILAMSNRPSFNPNFYEEITNYTNFTISSRFEPGSTMKIFSLAAAIEDKVYNGAEVYQSGSYQIGGRRIRDHNRLGWGEISFDEGFQRSSNVALSILALEKLGPERLYYYLDQFGFRQPTGIDLPNEANSLIADSYRVDAATTAFGQGSAITPIQQVQAATAIANGGMMMRPYIIDRIVDSNTGEVVEKTEPDMVGQPISSSTAKQVLELMESVVIAPGGTGKPYYIEGFEIAGKTGTAEIADPNGGGYLSGQGKNIYSFLGVAPKSDPKLIVYVAVDQPKITEYEQGSTPVAEIFTTVMKHSLQYLNISPKASSQGLSNNGDGILLGDAIGKNVADVKATFTDKGLDVHVIGSGNKVKVQTPVSKTKLLQGEKVIIVTDGPSYSMPNIEGWSLRDVMKLAQSLDLNANLVGSGFVISQSILPAGEIRKGDYLAIELALPDFFREENGHSSEDETEDNAEIFNMD
- the ftsL gene encoding cell division protein FtsL, with amino-acid sequence MSSLARQLETKRVVETPGHQRQVNQEISKKRQITSGERCLYFATIIGLVLATYLIISNYASIYIVNNDLHTLQTSINTQMINNEALQLQVTELSAPDRILQIAKEQLGMTLNDKNVTVVKN
- the rsmH gene encoding 16S rRNA (cytosine(1402)-N(4))-methyltransferase RsmH yields the protein MFDHITVLKEEAVAGLNIKKDGIYVDCTLGGAGHSKLILSQLSSKGHLFAFDQDEKAIIHARDLLKDYQGEFTIIKSNFRYLVPELNSRGITSVDGVLFDLGVSSPQLDEKERGFSYNLDAPLDMRMDQSSPLTAEIIVNEWSFHDLMKIISRYGEEKFAKHIARKIEAFRLKKRIETTWELVEIIKDAIPAPARRTGGHPAKRTFQAIRIAVNDELQAFEDAVNGALEITKVGGRVAVITFHSLEDRICKSIFKAGSRGPELPRNLPVIPEGYEPMLKLITRKPIIPTSDEVDSNKRSRSAKLRIAEKQKEA
- the mraZ gene encoding division/cell wall cluster transcriptional repressor MraZ, producing the protein MFMGEYHHTIDEKGRMIIPAKFREDLGSNFVITRGLDQCLFVYPETEWKQLEEKLKVLPFTKKDARAFTRFFFSGATECELDKQGRVNISSPLRQFAKLEKECIVIGVSNRVEVWSKSTWEEYFAKSEESFSEIAEGIIDFDL
- the bshC gene encoding bacillithiol biosynthesis cysteine-adding enzyme BshC is translated as MKLREYNLSEQSKFMKDYRLGYEPLQKFYDYSYRSDYDYIQRYNELKNRDFQRVTIAEQLVQYNQRFGCSTETITNIAKLVDPSSVCVVAGQQAGILTGPLYTIHKIITVLKLAKEQERKLNVPVVPIFWMAGEDHDFDEINHLYSVDSGKLEKRKINQQNDGKAAISNLEIDKGEVTRFIRELLRDCRETNFTKDLIKNINDALEKSIYYSDFFSFLIHQLFKKSGIVLLDSHDKQLRELERPFFKELINKNDSLNDKFLETANQLSENGYGEPIERGENNAHLFFHFQGKRLLLERSRDHLFSDKHSLFSFTKDELLQIVAKEPENLSNNVVTRPLMQEYLLPVLAFVGGPGEIAYWATLKEVFHLFSFKVPPIVPRFSITLIESQIQKYLEEFQLPVEDVLAVGTTAARTKLTMSKHKQQIDDTVQRTLEQVEKLHKPLKELVKTYDKGLEALANKNELMIKKEINFLAERIQKSVRQKNQHESIKFDLIEANLKPRDGLQERSLNVVYYLNEYGLDFVQRLNELPLQFNDNHKLVYLNCR